One genomic segment of Methanothermobacter wolfeii includes these proteins:
- a CDS encoding phosphoglycolate phosphatase → MKAVAVDIDGTITDTARKLCPEALKAIRMLESRGIPVILATGNILCYARAASVLIGTSGGIVAENGGVIYADEEVRVLGNIQKALDAYGHLRRLYPVRKVQFSELRVSEVALTREVPEEAIKEALRDFDVEVYDTGFAIHLTDPAVSKGSGLEMVAASMGLDASRIMAIGDSENDIEFLEAAGLKVAVANADPELREVADYVTAAPYGDGVAEAIHKFILKG, encoded by the coding sequence TTGAAGGCCGTTGCAGTGGACATCGATGGCACGATAACGGATACCGCCAGGAAGCTCTGCCCGGAAGCATTAAAGGCCATAAGGATGCTTGAATCCAGAGGTATACCGGTGATACTCGCCACAGGGAACATCCTCTGCTATGCAAGGGCGGCCTCAGTACTTATAGGCACCAGCGGAGGCATCGTGGCGGAGAACGGTGGAGTCATATACGCTGATGAGGAGGTAAGGGTCCTCGGGAACATCCAGAAGGCGCTGGATGCATATGGGCACCTAAGGCGCTTATACCCTGTCAGGAAGGTTCAGTTCTCTGAACTGAGGGTTTCTGAGGTCGCCCTCACCCGTGAAGTGCCTGAGGAGGCTATAAAGGAGGCCCTCAGGGACTTTGACGTCGAGGTCTATGATACAGGGTTTGCCATACACCTCACCGACCCTGCCGTCAGCAAGGGGTCCGGCCTTGAGATGGTGGCAGCTTCAATGGGGCTGGATGCCTCCAGGATAATGGCCATCGGTGACAGTGAAAATGACATTGAATTCCTTGAAGCGGCAGGGTTAAAGGTGGCTGTTGCAAACGCGGACCCTGAGCTCAGGGAGGTGGCTGATTACGTGACAGCTGCACCCTACGGGGATGGTGTGGCGGAGGCCATCCATAAATTTATACTTAAGGGGTGA
- the hypD gene encoding hydrogenase formation protein HypD, whose amino-acid sequence MKNLAREIVSRINEIARPVKIMHVCGSHEHTIMQHGVRSLLPEEVEVVAGPGCPVCCVPSREIDECLKLAEQGVTITTFGDMLRVPGSKGSLADARADGADVRIVYGVSNAVEIARKLDNEVVFMAAGFETTAPTTASEILSGPPENFSVLSCHRLIPPALRFLIESGEVNLNALIEPGHVSTIIGMKPYEPFSRDYGIPQVIAGFNPLDILMAVYMILRQINRGEARVENEYKRAVRPEGNLKAQEVMDEVFYITEREWRGFPTIPDSVYEIRDEFSQYNAREKFDIEVDEVVDTPSGCICGAVLRGVARPEDCTLFRDPCTPTNPVGACMVSREGTCNIAYRYSSL is encoded by the coding sequence ATGAAGAATCTTGCAAGGGAGATAGTCTCAAGGATAAATGAAATAGCCAGACCAGTGAAGATAATGCATGTCTGCGGTTCACATGAACACACCATAATGCAGCACGGCGTCAGGTCCCTCCTGCCGGAGGAGGTTGAGGTGGTCGCGGGTCCGGGCTGCCCTGTCTGCTGTGTACCTTCAAGGGAAATCGATGAATGCCTTAAACTCGCAGAACAGGGGGTCACCATAACAACCTTTGGTGACATGCTCAGGGTCCCCGGCTCGAAGGGTTCACTTGCAGATGCAAGGGCCGATGGGGCGGATGTAAGGATAGTCTACGGTGTCAGCAACGCCGTTGAAATAGCAAGGAAACTCGATAATGAGGTGGTCTTCATGGCAGCCGGCTTTGAAACAACAGCACCCACAACGGCATCCGAGATACTCTCAGGGCCCCCTGAGAACTTCTCGGTCCTCTCATGCCACAGGCTGATACCACCAGCCCTCAGGTTCCTTATAGAGTCTGGTGAGGTGAACCTGAACGCCCTCATAGAACCGGGACACGTATCAACCATTATAGGCATGAAGCCATATGAGCCCTTCTCAAGGGACTACGGGATACCCCAGGTCATAGCAGGCTTCAACCCCTTGGATATCCTCATGGCGGTCTACATGATACTCCGCCAGATCAACAGGGGGGAAGCCAGGGTTGAGAATGAGTATAAGAGGGCTGTCAGACCGGAGGGTAACCTGAAGGCCCAGGAGGTAATGGATGAGGTCTTCTATATCACCGAGAGGGAGTGGAGGGGATTCCCGACCATACCCGACTCTGTATATGAGATAAGGGATGAGTTCTCCCAGTACAATGCAAGGGAGAAATTCGATATAGAAGTTGACGAGGTTGTTGACACACCTTCAGGGTGTATCTGCGGAGCAGTCCTCCGCGGTGTTGCAAGGCCAGAGGACTGCACACTCTTCAGGGACCCCTGCACCCCCACCAACCCTGTAGGCGCATGCATGGTTTCAAGGGAGGGGACCTGTAACATAGCCTACCGTTACAGTTCCCTCTGA
- a CDS encoding NTPase, whose product MKIVITGRHGSGKSTLVWRIRSYLEETDRSTGGIITPEIREGSSRRGFEIVDIKSGRRAVLAALDIRGPRVGRYGVSVEAVDEVAVPALRRAMEEDEYVIIDEIAPMELKSEEFRGLVDELFSSGVNVIAAVHRGLVQSIKKRGDIKLFVINPENRDDIYREIIDLLG is encoded by the coding sequence GTGAAGATTGTAATCACCGGCAGACATGGTAGCGGGAAGAGCACGCTGGTTTGGAGGATAAGGAGTTACCTTGAGGAGACCGATAGATCCACAGGGGGTATCATAACACCTGAAATCAGGGAGGGATCCTCCCGGAGGGGATTTGAGATTGTGGATATTAAATCAGGGAGGAGGGCTGTTCTTGCAGCATTAGATATCAGGGGGCCCCGCGTTGGAAGGTATGGTGTCAGTGTGGAGGCGGTTGATGAAGTGGCTGTACCCGCACTGAGGAGGGCCATGGAGGAGGATGAATACGTTATCATTGATGAGATAGCCCCAATGGAACTTAAGAGTGAGGAGTTCAGGGGGCTGGTTGATGAGCTCTTCTCATCAGGGGTTAATGTCATCGCAGCCGTCCACAGGGGCCTCGTTCAAAGTATAAAAAAGAGGGGGGACATAAAGTTATTTGTAATAAACCCTGAAAACCGTGATGATATTTACAGGGAGATAATCGATTTACTCGGGTGA
- a CDS encoding radical SAM protein yields MSVRRVLGHYFAVRDNLKEARFLVAARTPASFNPDSGLEELWLEHERIARGGRCDDNCTRSFLDLKIEIARRIFSKCSLCPWMCGVDRSVGRGHCGVGDPHVASEFLHHGEEEPLVPSHTIFFAGCTMDCVFCQNWDISWDPSAGRYIPEDELASVIEERRRDGSANVNFVGGDPTPAIPYILRVLSRVSVNVPVVWNSNMYMSGDALGLILGVADLYLTDFKFGNSDCAERLAGVRDYFEVVSGNHLMVSSEDMIIRHLVLPGHLECCTKPILSWIAENLGEETVINIMAQYRPLYRAAEHPDIYRYPSMAEIREARRWALKLGFENIL; encoded by the coding sequence ATGTCTGTTAGGAGGGTGCTCGGTCACTACTTTGCGGTGAGGGATAACCTTAAGGAGGCAAGGTTCCTTGTTGCAGCAAGGACACCTGCATCATTCAATCCAGATTCGGGTCTTGAAGAGCTCTGGCTTGAACATGAGAGGATAGCCCGCGGGGGGAGGTGCGATGATAACTGCACAAGGTCATTCCTCGACCTTAAAATTGAGATAGCCCGACGAATTTTCAGTAAATGCTCCCTGTGCCCATGGATGTGTGGCGTTGACCGTTCGGTGGGCAGGGGGCACTGTGGTGTTGGAGACCCCCACGTGGCATCCGAGTTCCTCCACCATGGTGAGGAGGAGCCCCTGGTGCCAAGCCACACCATATTCTTCGCCGGATGCACCATGGACTGCGTCTTCTGTCAGAACTGGGACATATCATGGGACCCATCAGCCGGGAGATACATACCGGAGGATGAACTCGCATCAGTCATAGAGGAGAGAAGGCGTGATGGATCAGCTAACGTCAACTTCGTTGGCGGAGACCCCACCCCCGCCATCCCTTACATACTCAGGGTCCTCTCGAGGGTATCGGTCAATGTCCCGGTGGTATGGAACAGTAACATGTACATGTCAGGGGATGCCCTGGGGCTCATCCTGGGGGTGGCTGACCTCTACCTTACCGACTTCAAGTTCGGTAACAGTGACTGTGCAGAGAGGCTTGCAGGGGTCAGGGACTACTTTGAGGTTGTCTCAGGGAATCACCTCATGGTATCATCGGAGGATATGATAATAAGGCACCTTGTACTCCCCGGGCACCTTGAATGCTGCACAAAGCCCATACTCTCATGGATAGCAGAGAACCTAGGGGAGGAGACGGTTATAAATATCATGGCCCAGTACCGGCCCCTCTACCGTGCAGCTGAACACCCTGATATTTACCGTTACCCGTCAATGGCTGAGATAAGGGAGGCCCGGAGATGGGCGCTGAAGCTTGGCTTTGAGAACATTCTATGA
- a CDS encoding TldD/PmbA family protein, whose amino-acid sequence MFEIGEKTLRLALRDAEMAEVYIEREDAVELQVQRERIDFAKTETITGIGVRVIRDGRMGFAYTSDPSGVDETVRRAIDNLGIGDPDENFGISEPSDYPSVKGVFDGSFRDLQVDDYVDVARRLVDRVLEDGCAPTSGGFSASLLETFIVNSEGVEASSRSTGFSAHISVNAEKGGVKTTAYESDSSCKFDLDPEWIAGRACRIAWNSLGGEAIETGDMQAVLDYHAAAGLLGTFAESFSAENVQRGRSILADKLGSRITSSGLTVYDDGTLQGGLRSGPFDGEGTASQRTVLVDEGVLAGYIHNIYTASRASAESTGNGLRDYSDIPGVSLTNFILDFDDAEPLEDCGGIFVTDVLGAHTANPISGDFSVEANNAFLLDGGEYRPVKKAMISGNIFSLMEGVSCIEMEERQIGPFILKPLLVEGVRVTG is encoded by the coding sequence ATGTTCGAAATCGGAGAAAAGACTCTTAGATTAGCTTTAAGGGATGCTGAAATGGCTGAGGTCTACATTGAAAGGGAGGACGCGGTTGAACTGCAGGTGCAGCGTGAAAGAATAGACTTTGCAAAGACAGAGACCATCACGGGTATCGGCGTGAGGGTCATAAGGGATGGGAGGATGGGCTTCGCATACACCTCGGACCCCTCCGGTGTGGATGAAACGGTAAGAAGGGCCATCGATAACCTCGGCATAGGAGACCCCGATGAAAACTTCGGCATCTCAGAACCATCAGATTACCCCTCGGTTAAGGGGGTCTTTGACGGCTCATTCAGGGACCTTCAGGTTGATGACTACGTGGATGTGGCGCGGAGACTTGTGGACAGGGTCCTTGAGGATGGCTGCGCCCCCACAAGCGGGGGGTTCTCAGCGTCACTGCTTGAAACATTCATCGTGAACTCGGAGGGTGTTGAAGCATCATCCAGGTCAACGGGCTTCTCAGCCCACATATCCGTGAATGCAGAGAAGGGCGGTGTGAAGACAACGGCCTATGAATCTGATTCATCATGCAAATTTGACCTTGACCCTGAATGGATAGCCGGGAGGGCCTGCAGGATAGCATGGAACTCACTGGGGGGTGAAGCCATTGAAACAGGGGACATGCAGGCCGTTCTTGATTACCATGCAGCAGCAGGCTTACTCGGGACCTTTGCAGAGTCCTTCAGCGCAGAAAACGTGCAGAGGGGAAGATCCATCCTTGCAGATAAACTTGGATCCAGGATAACATCATCGGGACTCACGGTGTATGATGACGGCACCCTCCAGGGGGGTCTTCGATCAGGACCCTTTGATGGTGAAGGGACGGCCTCCCAGCGAACTGTGCTTGTAGATGAGGGTGTTCTTGCCGGTTACATCCATAACATCTACACCGCGTCCCGTGCATCAGCAGAGAGCACTGGTAACGGCCTCAGGGATTACTCTGACATACCCGGGGTATCGCTTACAAACTTCATCCTTGACTTTGATGATGCTGAACCCCTTGAGGATTGCGGGGGGATATTCGTAACCGATGTCCTGGGGGCCCACACGGCAAACCCCATATCCGGTGACTTCTCTGTGGAGGCAAACAATGCCTTCCTACTGGATGGAGGGGAATACAGGCCGGTTAAGAAGGCCATGATATCTGGGAACATCTTCAGTCTAATGGAGGGGGTCTCATGCATTGAAATGGAGGAGAGGCAGATAGGCCCCTTCATACTGAAACCATTACTTGTTGAGGGTGTGCGCGTGACCGGTTGA